The Deltaproteobacteria bacterium genome window below encodes:
- the recR gene encoding recombination protein RecR, with the protein MAMFPAPLARVIQELVKLPGIGEKTATRLAFHLLRGERAPVDVLAAALTALRDEMRLCSVCFAFTAQDPCALCSDPGRSAEQICVVQGPADVVAVDGSGQFRGRYHVLHGSLAPLDGIGPEQLRITELLRRLQDGTVREVILATNPTVEGEATAMYLARLIKPLGVRVTRIAHGLPMGADVEYADTQTLGKALEGRREM; encoded by the coding sequence ATGGCAATGTTTCCCGCGCCGCTGGCGCGCGTCATCCAGGAACTGGTCAAGCTGCCGGGCATCGGCGAGAAGACCGCCACCCGGCTCGCCTTCCACTTGTTGCGCGGCGAACGCGCGCCCGTCGATGTGCTGGCGGCGGCGCTCACCGCGCTGCGTGACGAGATGCGGCTATGCTCGGTTTGTTTTGCGTTCACCGCGCAAGACCCGTGTGCGCTGTGCAGTGATCCGGGGCGCAGCGCCGAGCAGATTTGCGTGGTCCAGGGGCCCGCAGATGTCGTCGCCGTCGACGGCTCCGGGCAGTTTCGCGGCCGCTACCACGTCCTGCACGGCTCGCTGGCGCCGCTCGACGGCATCGGTCCGGAGCAGCTGCGCATCACCGAGCTGTTGCGCCGCTTGCAAGACGGTACGGTGCGTGAGGTGATCTTGGCCACCAACCCCACGGTCGAGGGCGAAGCCACCGCGATGTACCTCGCCCGGCTGATCAAACCGCTGGGCGTGCGCGTCACCCGCATCGCCCACGGCCTGCCGATGGGGGCCGATGTCGAGTACGCGGATACGCAGACGTTGGGCAAAGCGCTGGAGGGACGGCGCGAGATGTGA
- a CDS encoding alpha/beta fold hydrolase: MIDTLLARGEHLARIEANRAVLRFVNGIEWLIRDPSKLVGRTPYEVIYQRDKLAVRRYNLPGRPTRPRHCVPILLVPPLIVKPFIFDLYPGRSLAAFLLERGFCVYLVDFGEPDSADAYVTLDDYVLDWIPAAAGSVKRDAGTGEISLLGYCMGGLFSLMHTAVNRDHSVRNIVTIGAPVDMHKMGLFAWAAQLGGGQVEFLGRQLGNIPGGLSSAVFRLLTPMKNVTRYADLFMNMWDHEYMNGFDAMNQWVSQFIAYPQGAFLQFVHDFMRRNKLVRGKMKFGGKVADLRRIKAALLVFAGRTDQIAPAAAVRAVLAAVGSTDTTFRLAPGGHMGVFAGASAPEHVWQPASEWLAARSQPVVSPARNRRRSPSNATA, from the coding sequence ATGATCGACACCCTGCTGGCACGCGGCGAGCACCTGGCGCGAATTGAGGCCAACCGTGCGGTGCTGCGTTTCGTCAACGGCATCGAGTGGCTGATCCGTGATCCGAGCAAGCTGGTCGGGCGCACCCCTTACGAGGTGATCTATCAACGCGACAAGCTCGCCGTGCGCCGCTACAACTTGCCCGGCCGGCCTACCCGCCCGCGCCACTGCGTGCCGATCCTGTTGGTGCCGCCACTGATTGTGAAGCCGTTCATCTTCGACCTCTACCCCGGCCGCAGTTTGGCGGCGTTTCTGCTCGAACGCGGCTTTTGCGTCTATCTCGTCGACTTCGGCGAGCCCGACAGCGCCGACGCCTACGTCACCCTCGACGACTACGTGCTCGACTGGATTCCTGCCGCGGCCGGCAGCGTCAAGCGGGACGCCGGCACCGGCGAGATCTCCTTGCTCGGCTACTGCATGGGCGGCCTGTTCTCGCTCATGCACACGGCGGTCAACCGCGATCACTCGGTGCGCAACATCGTCACCATCGGCGCACCGGTCGATATGCACAAGATGGGCCTGTTCGCCTGGGCCGCCCAGCTCGGCGGCGGCCAGGTCGAGTTCCTCGGGCGGCAGCTCGGTAACATCCCCGGCGGCCTCTCGAGCGCGGTGTTCCGGCTGCTGACGCCGATGAAGAACGTGACCCGCTATGCCGACCTCTTCATGAACATGTGGGATCACGAATACATGAACGGATTCGACGCGATGAACCAATGGGTAAGCCAGTTCATCGCCTACCCGCAGGGGGCTTTCCTGCAGTTCGTGCACGACTTCATGCGGCGCAACAAACTGGTGCGGGGCAAGATGAAGTTCGGCGGCAAGGTCGCCGACCTGCGCCGCATCAAGGCTGCGCTGCTGGTGTTCGCCGGGCGCACCGATCAGATCGCCCCGGCGGCGGCGGTGCGCGCCGTGCTCGCTGCCGTCGGCAGCACCGACACCACTTTTCGTCTGGCGCCGGGCGGGCACATGGGGGTGTTTGCCGGCGCCAGCGCGCCCGAGCACGTGTGGCAACCCGCATCCGAGTGGCTAGCGGCGCGCTCGCAGCCAGTGGTGTCGCCGGCGCGCAACCGCCGCCGCTCACCGTCAAACGCAACTGCCTGA